One Festucalex cinctus isolate MCC-2025b chromosome 3, RoL_Fcin_1.0, whole genome shotgun sequence DNA window includes the following coding sequences:
- the anapc13 gene encoding anaphase-promoting complex subunit 13, whose translation MDSEIQRDGRVLDLTDDAWREDRLPYEDVTIPLSELPEAEQDNGGSTESVKEQEMKWTDLSLQSLHENTPNTGS comes from the exons ATGGACAGTGAAATCCAACGAGATGGTAGAGTTTTGGATCTCACTGATGACGCCTGGAGGGAAGACCGACTGCCCTATGAAGATGTTACAATCCCGCTG AGTGAACTCCCTGAGGCTGAGCAGGACAACGGCGGATCCACAGAGTCCGTGAAGGAACAAGAGATGAAGTGGACAGACCTTTCCCTGCAGAGCCTTCATGAAAACACTCCAAACACCGGGAGTTGA